The proteins below come from a single Pseudomonadota bacterium genomic window:
- the pssA gene encoding CDP-diacylglycerol--serine O-phosphatidyltransferase, whose translation MRRRKGKGIYILPNLLTSISLFSGFYAIVATIDRKFIYAAIAIFVSAIFDMLDGRVARMTGSSSKFGVEYDSLSDVIAFGVAPGLLVYMWALKGYGRFGWLAAFLYVACGALRLARFNIQVDTVQKKQFLGLPIPAAATVVAGSVLFNSWLVPHGIDLKTVFIPILIYILAFLMVSDVRYFSSKDLAFFKGRPFRSTVTAVLLIVIIFLEPRITLFGLTFAYLLSGPVYTLAGRKKIILEDASRQKDNPARQGGLL comes from the coding sequence ATGAGAAGAAGAAAAGGGAAAGGCATTTACATCTTACCAAACCTGCTGACCTCCATCAGTCTCTTTTCCGGCTTCTATGCGATTGTTGCAACGATAGACAGGAAATTTATCTATGCGGCTATAGCAATTTTTGTGTCAGCCATTTTTGATATGCTGGATGGCAGGGTTGCGCGTATGACAGGTTCGAGCAGTAAATTCGGGGTTGAGTACGATTCCCTCTCCGACGTGATTGCCTTTGGCGTAGCGCCGGGGTTACTTGTCTATATGTGGGCACTGAAGGGTTATGGGAGGTTTGGATGGCTTGCGGCATTCCTCTATGTAGCTTGCGGCGCCCTCAGACTTGCCAGGTTCAATATCCAGGTTGATACCGTCCAGAAAAAACAGTTCCTTGGACTGCCTATACCGGCAGCGGCAACAGTTGTCGCGGGAAGCGTATTATTTAATTCGTGGTTAGTGCCCCATGGCATTGATTTAAAAACGGTTTTCATACCCATCCTGATTTATATTCTCGCCTTCCTCATGGTAAGCGATGTGCGCTACTTCAGCTCCAAGGATTTAGCGTTTTTCAAAGGCCGGCCATTCCGTTCTACAGTAACAGCCGTCCTGCTCATTGTAATAATTTTTCTTGAGCCAAGGATTACATTGTTTGGATTGACCTTTGCATACCTTCTGTCCGGCCCTGTCTATACCTTAGCGGGACGAAAGAAAATTATCCTTGAGGATGCTTCCCGTCAGAAAGATAACCCAGCAAGGCAAGGTGGTCTTCTATAA
- a CDS encoding phosphatidylserine decarboxylase family protein encodes MRGIPIAREGLPLIGLSLGFAILLFVLGIPVLPFIIFLFFLFCLFFFRNPKRVPLNNDDSFISPADGKIIDISDMDESEFIHGRARRICIFMSPLDVHVNRAPCEGKVLKVQHRKGEFALAFKKDIDKENERNYILIDHGGEKVLLVQIAGFLARRIISYVKEGDFVKKGDPVGMIAFGSRVDIYFPEEYETVVKLDMKVKAGVTSLAKARSKVL; translated from the coding sequence TTGAGGGGAATACCTATTGCGAGGGAAGGGCTCCCCCTTATAGGCCTTTCCCTCGGTTTTGCCATCTTGTTGTTTGTACTCGGTATCCCGGTACTTCCGTTTATTATTTTCCTTTTTTTTCTGTTTTGTCTTTTTTTCTTCAGAAATCCGAAACGGGTACCCCTCAACAATGATGACTCATTCATCTCACCGGCCGACGGGAAAATAATTGACATAAGCGATATGGATGAGAGTGAATTTATTCATGGTCGGGCAAGGAGGATATGTATATTCATGTCTCCCCTTGACGTCCATGTAAACCGTGCCCCCTGCGAGGGTAAAGTTCTGAAAGTACAACACAGAAAGGGAGAGTTTGCGCTTGCCTTTAAAAAGGATATCGACAAAGAGAATGAGAGGAATTATATTCTTATAGATCATGGTGGAGAAAAGGTTCTTTTGGTTCAGATTGCAGGTTTTTTGGCACGGCGCATTATCTCATACGTAAAGGAAGGGGATTTCGTAAAGAAAGGTGACCCTGTCGGTATGATTGCCTTTGGTTCAAGGGTTGATATTTATTTTCCAGAAGAATATGAAACTGTGGTAAAATTAGATATGAAAGTAAAAGCAGGGGTAACTTCCCTGGCAAAAGCAAGGTCAAAAGTTTTATGA
- the ilvC gene encoding ketol-acid reductoisomerase — protein MAKMYYDKDADLGALKGLKVAIIGYGSQGHAQAQNLRDSGVNVIVAELEGTANYKLAKEHGFKPVSASQASKEADIIQILAQDNLQAKLYKDEIEKNMKKGKTLVFSHGFNIHYGQIVPPADVDVIMIAPKGPGHLVRREFERGAGVPSLIAMYQDYSKKAKKTALAYAKGIGATRAGVLETTFAEETETDLFGEQAVLCGGASELVKAGFDTLVEAGYQPEIAYFECLHELKLIVDLMYEGGISYMRYSISDTAEYGDLTRGKRVISEETREEMRAILDEIQSGEFAREWILENMAGRPVYTAIKRIESEHLIEKVGKQLRAMMGWIGRKG, from the coding sequence ATGGCGAAGATGTATTACGATAAAGATGCAGATTTAGGCGCCTTAAAAGGCTTGAAGGTTGCAATAATCGGGTATGGCAGTCAGGGACATGCGCAGGCACAGAATTTGAGAGACAGCGGGGTGAATGTAATCGTTGCAGAGCTCGAAGGTACGGCCAACTATAAACTTGCCAAGGAACACGGCTTCAAGCCGGTAAGCGCTTCCCAGGCATCAAAAGAGGCCGACATCATCCAGATCCTTGCACAGGATAATCTCCAGGCAAAACTGTATAAGGATGAGATCGAAAAAAATATGAAAAAGGGGAAAACCCTCGTGTTCTCGCACGGTTTCAACATACATTACGGACAGATTGTACCCCCTGCCGATGTGGACGTCATCATGATAGCCCCGAAAGGCCCCGGACATCTTGTGAGAAGGGAATTTGAGAGGGGAGCTGGTGTTCCATCCCTCATTGCCATGTATCAGGATTACTCAAAGAAGGCAAAAAAGACAGCCCTCGCATATGCAAAAGGCATAGGGGCAACAAGGGCAGGCGTTCTTGAAACCACCTTTGCGGAAGAAACAGAGACCGATTTATTCGGTGAGCAGGCAGTACTATGCGGAGGCGCATCGGAGCTTGTGAAGGCAGGATTCGACACACTCGTTGAGGCCGGTTATCAGCCGGAGATCGCCTATTTCGAATGTCTCCACGAATTGAAGCTCATCGTCGACCTGATGTATGAGGGCGGCATCTCATATATGCGTTATTCCATCAGTGACACCGCAGAATATGGTGATTTAACAAGAGGTAAGAGGGTCATATCGGAAGAGACCCGTGAAGAAATGAGAGCCATACTTGACGAAATTCAAAGTGGTGAATTTGCACGCGAGTGGATCCTTGAAAATATGGCAGGAAGACCAGTTTATACTGCTATAAAGAGAATTGAGAGCGAGCACCTTATCGAAAAGGTGGGTAAACAACTCAGGGCAATGATGGGCTGGATCGGGAGAAAGGGTTGA
- the ilvN gene encoding acetolactate synthase small subunit: protein MRHIISVLVENEFGVLSRISGLFSGRGFNIESLCVAESLDPTTSTMTIVTTGNDAIIEQILKQLNKLINVIKVTDFKEMDYVSREMILVKLHADEKTREEILRMVEIFRGKIIDVSTKTYTLLITGDEEKLKAFLTLIKPLGIKELVRTGPIAMARGDRTIKPKEKQTKGGEENGEDVLR, encoded by the coding sequence TTGAGACATATTATATCTGTTCTGGTAGAAAATGAGTTTGGGGTTCTTTCACGGATTTCAGGTTTGTTCAGCGGGCGGGGCTTCAATATTGAAAGCCTCTGTGTTGCCGAAAGCCTTGACCCCACGACCTCAACAATGACCATAGTGACAACAGGCAACGATGCCATCATCGAACAGATTTTGAAGCAGTTGAACAAGCTCATCAATGTCATTAAAGTAACAGACTTCAAAGAGATGGATTATGTCTCCCGCGAGATGATTCTGGTGAAACTGCATGCTGACGAAAAAACAAGGGAAGAGATACTAAGGATGGTAGAGATATTCAGGGGCAAAATAATCGACGTATCAACAAAGACATATACCCTGTTGATTACCGGGGATGAAGAAAAGCTGAAGGCGTTCCTGACCCTCATAAAACCGCTTGGCATAAAGGAACTTGTAAGGACAGGGCCGATTGCTATGGCAAGAGGTGACAGGACGATAAAACCAAAAGAAAAACAAACTAAAGGAGGAGAAGAGAATGGCGAAGATGTATTACGATAA
- the ilvB gene encoding biosynthetic-type acetolactate synthase large subunit translates to MKKTGAQILIESLKMEGVDTIFCYPGGATLYITDALHYSDIKQIVVRHEQGAVHAADGYSRASGKVGVSLVTSGPGATNTVTGIATACMDSIPLVIFSCQVNTMLIGNDAFQEADIVGITRPCTKHSYLVKDVKDLARIIKEAFYIARSGRPGPVLIDISKDVSAATCDFKYPDKVFIRSYQPTYIGHLGQIKKALKTIASSKRPVLYTGGGIISSGASQELLKFAEKLSLPITNTLMGLGGFPGNHPLFLGMLGMHGTYAANMAITESDLIIAIGSRFDDRATGKVEEFAPHAKIIHVDIDPTSISKNIKVDIPIVGDSKHVLKKMVEIIEKDEEDFKDHHTNIAEWIQKIDQWKKDYPLTYVRNGILKPQYVIERIYELTKGNAIIATEVGQNQMWAAQFFKFLKPRTILTSGGLGTMGYGFPASIGAQVAFPKSLVIDIAGDGSIQMNIQELATAVQFKLPVKIVILNNKYLGMVRQWQELFYEKRYTWTHMDHAPDFVKLAEAYGAAGYRITKEEEVDDILQKAFRNNKTTIIDVQVNPEECVYPMVPAGAPLKDMLLV, encoded by the coding sequence TTGAAGAAGACCGGGGCACAAATACTCATAGAATCTTTAAAGATGGAAGGCGTGGACACCATTTTCTGTTATCCCGGTGGCGCCACCCTGTACATAACAGATGCACTCCATTATTCTGACATAAAGCAGATTGTCGTGAGACATGAACAGGGGGCAGTACATGCTGCTGATGGATATTCGCGGGCATCGGGCAAGGTGGGCGTGTCACTCGTCACATCAGGTCCGGGGGCAACAAATACTGTTACGGGCATTGCAACTGCCTGTATGGATTCCATACCCCTTGTGATTTTCTCATGCCAGGTAAATACAATGCTTATAGGTAACGATGCCTTCCAGGAAGCCGATATAGTCGGAATTACAAGGCCTTGCACAAAACACAGTTATCTCGTAAAAGACGTGAAAGACCTTGCCCGGATCATAAAAGAGGCCTTCTATATTGCCCGTTCAGGCAGACCGGGACCCGTACTCATAGATATCTCGAAGGATGTTTCCGCAGCAACCTGTGATTTTAAATACCCCGATAAGGTTTTCATACGAAGCTACCAGCCGACATACATCGGACACCTTGGCCAGATAAAAAAGGCGTTGAAGACAATTGCTTCTTCAAAAAGACCTGTCCTCTATACGGGTGGTGGCATTATCTCATCCGGCGCATCCCAGGAGCTTTTGAAATTTGCAGAGAAACTTTCATTGCCGATTACAAATACCCTCATGGGGCTCGGCGGTTTCCCCGGTAATCATCCCCTTTTTCTGGGGATGCTCGGCATGCATGGCACCTATGCCGCAAATATGGCCATCACTGAATCGGATTTGATCATTGCAATCGGCTCCCGCTTCGACGACAGAGCAACGGGCAAGGTTGAAGAGTTTGCACCTCATGCAAAGATTATACACGTTGATATTGACCCCACTTCAATAAGCAAAAACATAAAGGTCGACATTCCTATAGTGGGGGATTCCAAACATGTCCTTAAGAAGATGGTAGAGATTATCGAAAAGGATGAGGAAGATTTTAAGGACCATCATACAAACATAGCCGAATGGATACAAAAAATAGACCAGTGGAAGAAAGACTACCCCCTGACTTATGTGAGAAACGGGATATTGAAACCTCAATACGTAATCGAAAGGATTTACGAGCTCACAAAGGGGAATGCCATAATAGCCACAGAAGTCGGCCAGAATCAGATGTGGGCAGCCCAGTTTTTTAAGTTCCTTAAACCGAGGACTATTTTAACATCCGGTGGCCTCGGCACCATGGGTTATGGATTTCCTGCAAGTATCGGCGCCCAGGTGGCCTTCCCGAAGTCCCTCGTCATCGATATAGCCGGTGACGGGAGTATCCAGATGAATATCCAGGAGCTTGCTACTGCGGTACAATTTAAGCTTCCTGTAAAAATTGTCATTTTAAATAATAAATATCTTGGCATGGTCAGGCAATGGCAGGAACTCTTCTATGAAAAGAGATACACATGGACTCACATGGACCATGCCCCTGATTTCGTGAAGCTTGCCGAGGCATACGGTGCGGCAGGTTACAGAATCACGAAGGAAGAAGAGGTTGATGATATATTACAGAAGGCATTTCGCAATAACAAGACCACTATTATTGACGTCCAGGTCAATCCTGAGGAGTGTGTCTACCCCATGGTGCCTGCGGGCGCCCCATTAAAAGATATGCTGCTCGTTTAG
- a CDS encoding glycosyltransferase family 39 protein, with amino-acid sequence MKIFFVILISFILFFNNLGAIALWDPDEPRQAIMAREMIERNDYIHPYLNGRPYLEKPPLYPWLIIITSKITGKLDEFSSRLPAAISATLLVLITYSLGNMIFSPPAGILSALMLATNYQFLSNARESVMDMTFAFFIGLTIFLNYLCIQKRKKWLFVLSFIPSVLAVLSKGPAGLLIPAIVTFIYLITKKDLKKFFIPFVAGCLVSLVLSSIWFILAGEEYIKEFIFRQNITRYTNAFDHIESLLYYFHKLFVNFLPWSLLLPFAIYHAFKKRIWLPLIWFIFTFLFFELSKSKRAIYLLSCYPACALLCGIYIKDRWSWLMENRITSAALKCFALALALLPVAALVVLYKGNSMVINAFKTGPNSLYIYIAVLFLAGGILFYALLKRSQGLSVFMLFFYLVAMSYFYGAYYMPAMDRTLKSPRLITDHLVDMKKDKEIFTTGFSSAGIIFYVGKPIQMFVNINEIKDKKNDILLIVEDDQAKHMQKDLDLLFLPVGKTRYERELYTFYVRKDGK; translated from the coding sequence ATGAAAATATTCTTCGTCATCCTTATATCATTCATTCTTTTTTTCAACAACCTCGGCGCTATTGCCCTATGGGACCCGGATGAGCCGAGGCAGGCCATTATGGCCCGTGAGATGATAGAGAGAAACGACTACATACACCCCTATCTTAACGGAAGACCTTATCTTGAAAAGCCGCCTTTGTATCCATGGCTGATCATTATAACCTCGAAAATCACCGGAAAACTCGATGAATTTTCATCACGACTGCCGGCTGCAATATCAGCAACATTGCTTGTACTTATTACATATTCTCTTGGGAATATGATTTTCAGCCCTCCGGCAGGAATCCTGTCAGCGCTCATGCTTGCAACAAATTACCAGTTCCTCTCCAATGCGAGAGAGTCTGTCATGGATATGACCTTTGCATTTTTCATCGGGCTCACTATATTTCTCAATTACCTGTGTATTCAAAAAAGAAAGAAATGGTTGTTTGTCCTCTCTTTTATCCCATCGGTGCTGGCGGTTCTCTCTAAGGGGCCTGCGGGTCTGTTAATACCTGCAATTGTTACATTTATCTACCTGATAACAAAAAAGGATCTGAAGAAGTTTTTCATCCCCTTTGTGGCCGGATGTCTTGTCTCGCTGGTCCTTTCATCGATATGGTTCATCCTGGCAGGCGAGGAGTATATAAAAGAATTTATTTTCAGACAGAACATTACACGGTATACAAATGCCTTTGATCACATCGAGTCACTTTTGTATTATTTCCACAAGCTTTTTGTAAACTTTCTTCCATGGAGCCTTTTACTCCCCTTTGCAATCTACCATGCCTTCAAAAAGAGAATCTGGCTGCCCCTCATATGGTTTATCTTTACCTTTCTGTTTTTTGAGCTCTCCAAGAGTAAAAGGGCAATTTATCTGCTTTCATGCTATCCTGCCTGTGCATTGCTCTGCGGTATCTATATAAAAGACAGGTGGTCATGGCTTATGGAAAACAGAATAACAAGCGCAGCGCTGAAGTGTTTTGCCCTTGCACTTGCCCTTTTACCGGTTGCCGCCCTTGTTGTGCTTTATAAAGGCAACTCAATGGTGATTAATGCATTCAAGACAGGACCCAATTCATTGTACATTTATATTGCTGTATTGTTTCTTGCTGGAGGTATCCTTTTTTATGCACTTTTAAAAAGGTCACAGGGTTTGTCAGTTTTTATGCTCTTTTTTTATCTGGTTGCTATGAGCTACTTTTATGGCGCCTATTATATGCCTGCCATGGACAGAACACTCAAATCGCCAAGGTTAATAACTGACCATCTCGTGGATATGAAAAAGGATAAGGAGATATTTACGACCGGTTTCAGTTCTGCCGGCATCATTTTTTATGTTGGCAAGCCGATCCAGATGTTTGTCAATATTAATGAGATAAAGGACAAAAAAAATGATATACTCCTTATCGTTGAAGACGACCAGGCGAAGCATATGCAGAAGGACCTGGATTTGTTATTTTTACCGGTAGGAAAGACACGGTACGAAAGGGAACTTTACACATTCTACGTGAGGAAAGATGGAAAATAA
- a CDS encoding glycosyltransferase — protein MENKAYISVLIPVLNEEESLPELQERLHRTMEGIGKPYEIIYINDGSTDRTPVLLEDYHDRYPCVKVIEFNRNYGQHMALFAGFEHVQGDIVITIDADLQNPPEEIPRLVAKMEEGYEVVGTYRKARKDSLFRKIPSFIVNKITARLVGVKLRDYGCMLRAYRKNIIDYMNMCPESSSFIPALATTFAKKIAEIEVEHEERTKGTSKYSLFKLLRLNFDLMTNFSLLPIQFIGVIGVIVALLGLAFAILLFVRRLIVGPEVEGTFTLFAILFFFIGAQIFSLGIIGEYIGRIYQEVRRRPRFIIKRELL, from the coding sequence ATGGAAAATAAAGCCTACATTTCTGTTTTAATCCCTGTGTTAAATGAAGAGGAATCACTCCCGGAATTGCAGGAGAGATTGCACAGGACCATGGAGGGCATCGGAAAACCTTACGAAATCATCTACATTAATGATGGAAGTACGGACAGAACACCTGTCCTGTTAGAAGATTACCACGACCGTTACCCGTGCGTTAAGGTTATAGAATTTAACAGAAACTACGGCCAGCACATGGCCCTCTTTGCAGGGTTCGAACATGTACAGGGGGACATAGTGATTACCATAGATGCGGATCTCCAGAACCCCCCGGAGGAGATACCCAGGCTTGTTGCAAAAATGGAAGAGGGTTATGAGGTTGTTGGCACTTACAGGAAGGCAAGGAAGGATTCGCTTTTCCGTAAGATACCTTCTTTCATTGTCAACAAGATTACTGCGAGGCTCGTTGGTGTAAAATTGCGTGATTACGGCTGCATGCTAAGGGCGTACAGGAAAAACATTATAGATTATATGAACATGTGTCCCGAATCATCGAGTTTCATTCCTGCCCTTGCCACTACATTCGCAAAGAAAATCGCAGAGATTGAGGTTGAACACGAGGAGAGGACGAAAGGAACTTCAAAGTATAGTCTTTTCAAACTGCTCCGTCTTAACTTTGACCTCATGACAAATTTTTCCCTCCTGCCTATTCAGTTCATTGGTGTGATCGGCGTAATTGTGGCCCTTTTAGGACTTGCCTTTGCAATCTTACTTTTTGTGAGACGATTGATCGTAGGCCCTGAAGTAGAAGGAACCTTCACCCTTTTTGCTATACTCTTCTTCTTTATCGGTGCTCAGATATTTTCCCTCGGTATCATAGGGGAATATATCGGGAGGATATATCAGGAGGTAAGGAGACGACCCAGGTTTATCATTAAAAGGGAATTGCTGTGA
- a CDS encoding formyltransferase gives MRVVVFGYHEIGYVCLEELINFGADVLCLFTHKDDPEEEIWFRKPRAIAEKHNIQIYTPESIKDKSWADTISSLSPDIIFSFYYRNMIPEDILEIPRTGAFNLHGSLLPKFRGRVPVNWVLVAGEKKTGLTLHYMVEKPDAGDIVAQREVEIAFEDTAYTLFMKMADAARVLMKEVLPQFRDGTFKSAPQVGPSSYFGGRKPEDGLIPWEKDAISIYNLIRAVAHPYPGAFTYLDGKKLFIWKAYPEDTLYNGVPGMIVSKRPFIVNTGKGVLRLLKVQLDGEGELDGETFAETHETENKTLGGTT, from the coding sequence GTGAGGGTTGTTGTATTCGGGTACCACGAGATAGGCTATGTATGCCTCGAAGAACTTATTAATTTTGGCGCAGATGTATTGTGTCTTTTTACCCATAAAGATGATCCCGAAGAGGAGATATGGTTTAGAAAGCCACGGGCAATTGCAGAAAAGCACAACATCCAAATCTATACGCCAGAGAGTATAAAAGATAAATCCTGGGCTGACACGATCAGTTCCCTGTCACCCGACATCATCTTTTCTTTTTATTACAGAAACATGATACCTGAGGATATTCTTGAGATTCCCCGAACCGGTGCTTTTAACCTTCATGGCTCGCTCCTTCCGAAATTCAGAGGAAGGGTACCGGTGAACTGGGTACTGGTAGCGGGCGAGAAGAAAACAGGCCTCACACTCCATTATATGGTAGAGAAGCCCGACGCAGGCGATATAGTGGCCCAGCGGGAGGTGGAAATTGCCTTTGAGGATACTGCATATACACTGTTCATGAAAATGGCAGATGCAGCAAGGGTATTGATGAAAGAGGTTTTGCCTCAATTCAGGGACGGCACATTTAAAAGCGCTCCCCAGGTTGGCCCTTCATCGTATTTCGGAGGGAGAAAACCTGAAGACGGGCTTATCCCCTGGGAGAAAGATGCAATAAGCATTTATAACCTTATAAGGGCCGTTGCCCATCCATATCCAGGTGCATTTACCTATCTTGATGGTAAAAAATTATTTATATGGAAGGCTTATCCGGAGGATACCCTCTATAATGGTGTACCGGGGATGATTGTTTCAAAAAGACCGTTTATTGTGAATACCGGCAAAGGGGTGTTGCGGTTGCTGAAGGTGCAGCTTGATGGGGAAGGGGAGTTAGACGGAGAAACCTTTGCGGAAACACATGAAACGGAAAATAAAACATTAGGAGGCACCACTTGA
- a CDS encoding bifunctional UDP-4-keto-pentose/UDP-xylose synthase, translated as MKILILGVNGFIGNSLAARILQETDWEVFGMDIREDKLDMCHGNAKFHFVEGDISINKEWIEYHVKKCDVVMPLVAIATPATYVREPLKVFHLDFEENLNIVRLCVKYGKRLLFPSTSEVYGMCTDKEFNEDESNLILGPIRMQRWIYSASKQLLDRVIWAYGFQQGLKFTLFRPFNWIGPKLDELAADPEKEGSSRVVTQFISSLLLGEPIRLVDGGLQRRCFTYIDDGIDCLMKIIENKDERLNGEIFNIGNPDNEATIKDLAYKLKELFMNHPATKNLDKYSEIIEVYSKEFYGEGYQDINFRVPSIKKAKTLIGWEPKVNLNTALKKTLEYYLDSNLKVEC; from the coding sequence TTGAAAATACTCATTCTCGGTGTAAATGGATTTATAGGCAATAGCCTTGCGGCAAGAATATTACAGGAGACGGACTGGGAAGTGTTCGGAATGGATATCAGGGAAGACAAACTTGATATGTGCCATGGGAATGCAAAATTCCATTTTGTCGAAGGCGACATATCTATTAATAAGGAATGGATAGAGTACCACGTAAAGAAATGTGACGTGGTCATGCCCCTTGTGGCCATTGCCACACCGGCAACGTATGTAAGGGAACCCCTCAAGGTGTTCCATCTCGATTTTGAGGAGAACCTCAATATCGTAAGGTTATGTGTCAAGTACGGCAAAAGGCTTCTTTTTCCTTCTACCTCTGAAGTGTACGGCATGTGTACCGACAAGGAGTTTAACGAGGATGAGAGTAACCTTATCCTTGGTCCAATCAGGATGCAGAGATGGATATACAGCGCATCGAAACAGCTCCTTGACAGGGTTATCTGGGCGTACGGATTCCAGCAGGGCCTGAAATTTACCCTTTTCCGGCCATTTAACTGGATAGGGCCAAAGCTTGACGAGCTTGCCGCTGACCCTGAAAAGGAAGGGAGCTCACGGGTTGTTACCCAGTTTATAAGCAGCCTTCTCCTCGGTGAGCCCATACGTCTCGTTGACGGAGGACTCCAGCGGAGATGCTTCACCTATATTGATGACGGCATCGATTGTCTCATGAAAATCATAGAAAACAAGGACGAACGATTAAATGGAGAAATCTTCAATATCGGGAATCCCGATAACGAAGCCACCATCAAAGACCTTGCCTATAAACTGAAGGAATTGTTCATGAACCACCCGGCCACGAAGAATCTCGATAAATATTCCGAAATCATCGAGGTATATTCAAAGGAATTTTATGGTGAAGGCTATCAGGACATAAACTTCAGGGTACCGTCCATAAAAAAGGCAAAGACACTCATAGGCTGGGAGCCCAAGGTAAATCTCAATACTGCATTAAAGAAAACGCTGGAATACTATCTTGATTCGAATTTAAAGGTTGAGTGCTGA
- a CDS encoding polysaccharide deacetylase family protein codes for MSAEAGEGVLSKVIGIKVDVDTSEGMKHGVPVLLALFKKYNIHASFFVPMGKDHTGWTVKRVFTRKGFLKKAGRVGVVSTYGIKTLLYGILLPGPEIAKKNAALLRRITEEGHELGIHGYDHVYWHDHIKHLGRERTEGVLRKSVEVYRELLHEDPQSFAAPGWMINAHALKFFEDNGFIYTSNARGQVPFYPSLEGEAFHILELPSTLPTLDEVVGLAGTDVSSLTKFFLDALKEGLNIMTVHTELEGKHWTGFLDAFLRKSIEAGFIYKKLIKIAVECKNLSTTKTCEMQYGSVEGRAGEVCVQMQRRAEKN; via the coding sequence TTGAGTGCTGAGGCGGGAGAAGGGGTTCTGAGCAAGGTCATTGGAATAAAGGTCGATGTTGATACGTCGGAAGGCATGAAGCACGGGGTGCCGGTACTCCTCGCCCTTTTTAAAAAATACAACATACATGCCAGTTTTTTTGTCCCCATGGGAAAAGACCATACAGGCTGGACGGTAAAAAGGGTCTTTACGAGAAAAGGTTTTCTCAAAAAGGCGGGAAGGGTCGGCGTTGTAAGCACATATGGCATCAAAACACTCCTCTACGGCATTCTCCTCCCCGGACCGGAAATCGCAAAGAAAAATGCGGCTCTTCTTCGCAGGATCACAGAAGAGGGTCATGAACTCGGGATTCACGGGTACGACCATGTATACTGGCATGACCACATAAAACACCTTGGCAGAGAACGGACAGAAGGCGTATTACGCAAGTCGGTTGAAGTGTACAGAGAGTTACTTCATGAGGATCCCCAATCATTTGCTGCCCCCGGATGGATGATAAATGCACATGCCCTGAAGTTTTTTGAGGATAACGGGTTTATTTACACGAGCAATGCCCGGGGTCAAGTACCATTTTATCCTTCGCTGGAGGGAGAGGCATTTCATATCCTCGAATTACCCTCTACGCTTCCCACCCTTGACGAGGTTGTCGGACTTGCAGGGACAGATGTATCCTCGCTAACAAAGTTTTTTCTTGATGCCCTGAAAGAAGGTTTGAATATCATGACGGTCCATACAGAACTTGAAGGAAAACACTGGACCGGCTTTCTCGATGCCTTCCTCAGAAAATCAATCGAAGCCGGTTTTATCTATAAAAAACTTATTAAAATTGCTGTGGAATGCAAAAACCTGTCGACTACAAAGACATGTGAAATGCAATACGGATCTGTCGAAGGCAGGGCAGGTGAAGTATGCGTGCAAATGCAGCGTAGAGCGGAGAAAAACTAA
- a CDS encoding dodecin family protein, with protein MPGSIYKIIEIVGTSAKSWEDAAKLAVETAGKSLEDLRVAEVVKQDLTMENGKVTAYRVRLNISFKYHTE; from the coding sequence ATGCCGGGAAGTATTTATAAAATCATTGAAATTGTGGGAACAAGTGCGAAGTCATGGGAAGATGCTGCGAAACTTGCCGTCGAAACAGCGGGGAAGTCACTGGAAGATTTACGCGTAGCAGAGGTGGTAAAGCAGGATCTAACAATGGAAAACGGAAAAGTAACTGCGTACCGTGTAAGGCTCAATATTTCGTTCAAATACCACACAGAATAA